DNA sequence from the Larus michahellis chromosome Z, bLarMic1.1, whole genome shotgun sequence genome:
CAAGAGCATGCTCTTCACTGCAACAGTTATACCTCAGGTTTAGAGGGTATTTACTAATAAAAGTGCAGAGCACCAGTATTCTTTAGTCTGTTTTGATCAGTAATGACATTGCTACTGATAATAATATGATGCACTCTTATAATACTAAAAGTACTCAAAAAAGTGCTCTGAAGCACTTTTTGTCCATATATTGTCCATGTTTTACCcattttagaaataacaaatTGAAGAACAGAGAGTTCAGGTCATTTTTCCACAAATTCAAAGTAAACCGGTTACAGGCAACCAGAGAGAATTTAGCCATCCTGACTCTGTGAATTATTACAAATATGGAAGTTATTAAAACGAGTGAGTGATCTGATATCATAGCTATAAATGGATGTATAAAGTAACAGTACTTGGGCCCATACTTTGCCTGATAaaattcacatatatatatatatatatagcaagaTTGTACTATCTCagaactgagattaaaaaaaaaaaagaattagaaatgaCATCTATATTATTTAGTGCAAATAAATATAAGGGCAATAGAAGCCTTAAATACCAATTTACAACTTTAGctcaagatatttttttattgaaattaatGAGAATTTTCCACTgactcactggaaaaaaaatactttacattttctACAGAGCTCCCAAGATTCAGCTACAGGGATTCAGATCTCATGTCCCTCCCATTTGAAATGTACTATTGTAAAGACATTCCTATGAGGAGAGTGAGAAGTATATAATCATTCAAAAGAACTGTTAAAAGAATTAGAGGTGGCATCTTGCACTGTAgtaatttttaataaactgaagaTCAGTCAACTATCTCAGTAAAATACTTTTATGGTGGGTGCACCAAAGATACTACCTGTATGCAAAATTGTAGTTTTTAGAAATACAAGTAGAATTTTGGTTTCACCCTCAAACATGCAcatgaatttgtttttaaataccaatGTAAATAAGTGTGTGCTGCATGTGAGTCAGCCTGAATGATTTTTGCAGCATCTGATCCTAAGTCATTACTTTAGCTGAGGCTATTAATACTCCTGATGTTTAACTGCCAAGACATCTCCATTTTCAAGGAAGTTATTCAAAGACATATCTGTACCTACTTACTGAGGTGGTACACGAGTACAGGAAAACCCACTGCATGCATACTTtgcaaagcctttttaaaaaattatttattttaaaaactttcatcTTACTTCTTAGCGATTTAATACTTTCTGTCCTTTTAAAGATTACCCTTTTTGCACGGAGTGAAGATAGCTCTTAAATGAAAAATGCCATAATAGTCTACAACTAAAGAAATCAGCATGCGGCATACCTGGCATAAGCTGAGAGCAGTGTCTGGCTGCTCATCGCACAGTCAGCTCCTGTTCTGTTATTCCTATCACTCAGGCAGGAGGGTCTCTGTTTGCCTCCCCTGACCACATCCCTAGGGTAGCTGAGCACCACAAAGGCAGGGTTGAATTAAAGACGACAACATCCCCAAGCAGTGATGTTATCTCCATCTCCCAGACCCCAGAGAGAGCACCTGGtccctgggcaggcagctggcagtgCCCGAGGCAACCTCACCCCAGGGAGAGCCCCGCAGGGGCAGGGACTCCGTGACAAGGTTGAACTCACAGGATTAAAGTCTTTGCAATTTATAGAAAGCCACTCACCAAGTCAGCGGAAGGATCGGGACTAGTGTCTGGGTCCCACAAATCCCAATCAAAAATGTCATCTCCGAGCACACCCCATCCGTATTTCCTCACACATGTCCCCAAGTCTAAACAGTATTCTCACATTAATAACCCGGTCCCGCCTACATGTAACACCTTTTAATACCAGCAGGTATCTTTCACTTTCTTCTTGGCTAAGGGCTGAGctggaaaaatcccattttagATCTTTCAAGCAGGAGGCAAGATCTATATGTAGGTTGCTGTCAAATTGCCACAGTGGGTGCATGCAAAGTGAATATTGTTACCTTTGCAGATACCAAATTCATCACCAAAGTCATCCTCCTCTGTGTAAAACTGGCACTTCAGCCCAGGACCACACTTGACACCATCCATACCCGAGACCGTACGATAGCAAGTCTCCCCCAGAGCAGCTGCACACACTCTGCAACAGCCACAGTCATCCAGCACTGTTCGCTTACAGCGCAAGGTACTTTTGCATGCGTTACTGTCACAGGGCTCGGGACAATCTACTGCGTATTTCGCACTCCAAGCAGTTCCAGCGTGCACGGGCATCAGGAGGAGTGTGAGAAACAGGAAGCCCTTCATGTCTTGCAGGGGTAAATGCTCCGTCCCAAAGAGCAGGCTTTAATGCTCAGCCTGCTGGTGCCTTGTGCCGAGGGAAGCAGCAGTACAGAATCCAAAGTGGTAGCTGCACACATCAGCCTACAAGTTTATGAGCTTTATACAGTGTGTTGCCCACATGCTGCACCGTCGTCAGCTTCCTCAatccggcagcgctgctcctgccagcctcccttgtttcagtttatgaaaTCCAGGATGAAGGTTGGATTAGCACTCTGCTGCCATCCAGGAATTGAAAAGCCTGAGGTGATGTAATCTGTTATGTTTAGTTGGTTGTTTTGCATGAGGACTAAAATCTCTCTCACATCCGTCTCAAATGCTCAAGGTCGtctgccaaaagaaaaagaaaaaaaaaacaacacacacacagaaaaaaaaaaaaaaccaaccccgaGTAGGTTGCATACCTTCCTGCAGGACAGGGATCGCTCTGACACTGGGCACGCTGCTGACAGGGCAGCTCTGCCTCGCTAACACAGCTCATGCAGCCAGAAGAAAATCACACTGAATCGTCTCACTGCAGAAAGCATAATCTTTAAAAGAATAtatcttttccttccccttcaagGGGACGTGGACAGTTACTTTAAGGAATAAAGTGAGATCATGCCACTTAACAGCCAAGCTCAGATGTTTCAGTAGTGTTTTTCCTGCCTGCATCAAAATGGTACGTTTTAATCAGTATTTAGGTGGAGATGAATTCAGCATTTCACTCAAAAATTACTGCTAGAACTAAAAACAGGTCAGACAGAAACCAGCATTTTGTGGGATCTTCCGCAGGAAGTTCAGGAATATGATCAATGAGCTGCCCTGACCTCACAACCAAAGGGGGAAATCCCCATCCATCACCAGCATCGTTTGCACAGCCTCAACATGGATCCGGGGGTGCTGATTCTCCTCCCCTTTACACAGCTTCCATCCTGATCCAACTCTGTGAGGTGCCCTGATGTTGCTCTTCAATGAAATCAgtgtaaataaacagaaaagtctCAACTTCCCCTGTTTCCCCTCTTAGACTTTATTCAAGCTGCCAGAGCCTTGACAAGAAACAGCAAACAACCAAAGAGTTCAGTGAAGCAGATGAGCcaccagagagatggaaatttctGCTCTAAAGAAAGAtctacaggaaaggaaaaaaggaataaagctaGCCATAAATAAATCTCTGAATACCAAAAGTCAAtgccactgaagtcagtgggaactgAATCAATCTAAACTTGTATGTGACCAGCTTGCCATTTGGGAATCCTGTGTCTCAAGTGGGCTGAGGACACTGCTAGTGGGCTGCCAAGTGAAACGAAGAGCTATGCTGGAGAGCAGGAAAGCCACTTCTTCATGAATGAAAATGGGAATTGATAGATCCAAAACTAAATGCTTAGctcttttctcttctgaagaAGATGAGACAACCAATATATACTGTATGTGGCATTTGGGTAGGTTGCCCATATACTTCTGGTATATGTGGGTATAAGAACCTggatagcatagcatagcataccataccataccataccataccataccataccataccatagaagagaaagagaagagaagcaaagagaagagaagtgcaaagaagagaagggaagagaacaaaacagaacagaacaaaacatattATGTTTAACACATGTCAAAGGGAGACTACACTCAGGCAAATATTTGCAGGCATCCACCTTATACAGTATGTAATTACTCGAAATACAGTTCTCCTAATCACAGCTGCCAGAATTGCCAGCTGGCGGATGTTTACATGCACTAGCTCATGCCTGTTTTCACATGTAATCTTGGACCAATCAGTGAATTTAAAGTGTAAAAATTAAAGCCTTAGGTTGAAGTCTCGTATAAAATGACAAAGTGCTATTGGTAGCCATGAGGTGACAGCATTAGCAGTAGCAGACCACTTAATCTTCAAAATCCAAGGCAACAAGCCTCTGGGAAGTGAAAGGAGTACTTCAAACATGGAAGTGAAGATTGTAACTAAAAACTGAGGAGGCACAAAAGTGTGAGGTTATAATGAGAAGAATAATTAGAAATGGATGTGCTGTCCCTGACCTCATCAGAACTACAACATGTCAAAAgcctctttttaaaagaaaacccaacatcTCCCCTGTAGTTCACAGGTCAGCAGAGTAATGTAAACCACTGCCCATTTCTGCTGGCATTAGCATCAACTAAAATTGACATTGGTTTATATTAATAGGTCAGGCTGTAACCTGTGGGGCTGAGAAGCCTGTGTAAATCCCACTGGGCATCCCCTCAGTGGGTCAGAGAGGCTAAGTCCAATCAGAGGGCCCAGGAGCACAGCTAAGGGCAGTGACCATTTCAGTCCCCCGGCCAAATCTGCTCACAAGGGTGAAATAGCCCAAAGAAGGAGGTTGCATATTTAGTGCATGAGACTTCACAGGTCTGCAGCAGTAAGGAGCAGGAGGGCTCTCCCTTAAGTTCGTCCCTTAAGTCTCCCTTAAGTTAATTTACACCAGCCCTTAAATTCATACCTGCTTGCTCGCTCAGAGGAGATAACAGAGGAGTGTGCAGGCTCATCCACACGTGCACTTAGGCACTCATGCCTGGTAGTAAACAGCGGCAGGTAAAATTCTGATCTGTAAATATATTTAGGTAATGCTTCTTGTATAAAACACCAAACAAGATCTGAAAGGGCTGCATTTCACGTCTGGGTTTCTCACAGGGAAAATGTCCTAGGGagatgataaataaaaaaaaattacacacagATGTGGTGAGGAAAATAAATCGTAAAAGAAATCAGCACACTCCCCTAGCAACTAGCCAATATTATTTGGGATAAGATGGAAACCGTATTCTGTTCTTGGAGCTGGAAGCCAAAGTAAATTGTTACAATGGATCAAAAAATACATGTAATGGAAGAAAACAATATGAACAGATAGTGGTCTGGCTCATACATGAGTATGGCAGAGGAAATAATGATCTTCCACACTGACCACTGATTAAGTAATGAAATAAATCCAATGTGACTCCCTCTGGTGCtaatgtttctttgttgttttaccTGTTGAATCCATTAAGCTTTTCTTTCCAATGAACAGCTTGACCATGTGAAGCCCTGAAATAAGCTCTCCCTTGAAAACTGGTGCAATGTGAATTAATGAAGCTCCGCCAGCTATCAACAGCAGAAAATTTGGCACCGTTATTTAACTTATGGTATAAAATATACGTTAAATATGGAAGACTTTATGGATCAGATCAGATCAgtgctaattatttttcttccagatttaCAGTATAAATTGTCTTGGTGCCAGTTTACATCATAATTACATCACCATCTATAATGTTTGGCATTCCttttagaagcagaaaaggtTTCAACCCTTAGGTACAATGCTTTACAGGGAACTTTGCAATCACTAATTTAATATCAGTGAGCTGTGAACTGTTTCCAGATGAATACTTCAGAGCACAGATTTTCTACTTCTTTTGCAAATAATCTATTTCTCAAGTAAAAGCAGCTTGAGTCGGGGTCTTGAGGTCGTATTTATGCCCTCTGAAAAGTTTGATCCCACCTATTAAAGATCCCCATGAAATGACATATTTCATAATACATGATTAATCTGTGCTGATACACGGGAGCAGTCTATTCATTAGGCCAACACTCGAAGGCTTTGCTCATTTTACTCTTTATTAGATAGAGAGTATCATTCATTTACCGTTCTTCTGAACTTAAGCATTCTGGCCACTGTCATTATCCAGTCTTTTGAACATGTAAATTTGGGATAAGCAGGAAGCCTTAATACCTCTTTAAACATAGGAAAAGGTTTAATGCATGACCCTTGTTGCTCATTTCCAAAAGGCAGTCCATAAACTAAAAATATGTTACCGTACATTCCTGAACGATCCAAGGTTTTCCCAGGCTtcctttacaaaaaggcataagCACAATGCTATACAAGAAGCAAAGATTCAAAGGGAAACACCAAAAGGAAGCTGAGCTGCAAAGTCCAAAATGAAAAGCCAGAAATAGGAAGCAAATGATAAGAATCAGGAAAGTGAGATAGCGGCAAGGACTCCCCTTTGTATGATTTCTTTTCTTGTATCTTTTCAATGAATTGGTAATTACTCTTTGTTTCCACTGTATCATGGCAACTCAACTTCACTCTGGTAAAAATAGATGCTTTGGGACATTTCCTACTT
Encoded proteins:
- the ESM1 gene encoding endothelial cell-specific molecule 1, producing the protein MKGFLFLTLLLMPVHAGTAWSAKYAVDCPEPCDSNACKSTLRCKRTVLDDCGCCRVCAAALGETCYRTVSGMDGVKCGPGLKCQFYTEEDDFGDEFGICKECPYGTYGMECRKTCNCPSGICDRVTGKCLKFPFFQLSASKPPNRRKIVSHTENDMASGDGNSVREEFVKEKAIRSPVMKWLNPR